The Polyodon spathula isolate WHYD16114869_AA chromosome 3, ASM1765450v1, whole genome shotgun sequence genome has a segment encoding these proteins:
- the LOC121313382 gene encoding armadillo repeat-containing protein 1-like — protein MSGEPDALAIVNQLRDLAADPLNRRAIVQDQGCLPGLILFLDQPNPQVVYSALLAVRYLAECRSNREKMRCELGMMQSLENVMKKTTTPGETKLLASEIYEILKSSSNAGTDQAEQASYRRKTQFFLGATNKRAKTVVLHIDGLDDAARRSLCEEALLKIKGVISFTFQMTVKRCIVRIRSDLKAEALGTAIASTKIMKAQQIVKGEDGDEVMISFEEDAPVEVEQNTDLPDYLPEEESPSKELDKAVSRVGTKQDASGWLNTAANFLTRSFYW, from the exons ATGAGTGGGGAGCCTGATGCGTTGGCTATCGTGAATCAGCTGCGGGACCTGGCAGCTGACCCCCTCAACAGGCGAGCCATTGTCCAGGATCAAGGATGCTTACCAggccttattttatttttggatcaGCCTAACCCTCAGGTTGTCTACTCTGCACTTCTG GCTGTGCGCTATTTAGCAGAATGTCGTTCCAACAGAGAGAAGATGAGATGCGAGCTTGGCATGATGCAGAGCCTAGAGAATGTGATGAAAAA AACAACGACACCTGGAGAAACAAAGTTGTTGGCCTCAGAAATCTATGAAATCCTTAAGTCTTCCAGCAACGCAGGGACAGACCAGGCTGAACAGGCCAGCTACAGACGCAAGACTCAGTTCTTCCTTGGAGCCACGAACAAGCGTGCCAAAACTGTGGTTTTACATATAGATGGTCTTGATGATGCT gccCGTAGAAGTCTTTGCGAAGAGGCATTGCTGAAGATTAAGGGAGTCATTAGCTTCACATTTCAGATGACAGTGAAGAGATGCATTGTTAGGATCAGGTCAGATTTAAAAGCTGAG GCACTTGGCACTGCAATTGCTTCAACCAAAATAATGAAAGCACAGCAAATAGTAAAAGGTGAAGATGGAGATGAG GTCATGATCTCTTTTGAAGAAGATGCCCCTGTCGAGGTTGAGCAGAACACAGACCTGCCTGATTATTTGCCGGAGGAGGAAAGCCCCTCGAAGGAGCTGGACAAAGCAGTTTCCCGCGTGGGGACCAAGCAGGACGCAAGCGGCTGGCTCAACACAGCAGCAAACTTTTTAACCAGGTCCTTCTACTGGTGA